From Rutidosis leptorrhynchoides isolate AG116_Rl617_1_P2 chromosome 3, CSIRO_AGI_Rlap_v1, whole genome shotgun sequence, a single genomic window includes:
- the LOC139900013 gene encoding uncharacterized protein, giving the protein MTSGAQTNDNNTISNITLSAEQFQILLAAAQGNHNNGNNGQQNLPKTCSYKDFSNCKPPSYKGTEGPVELTRWFEKLESIFRMCNCVDVDHVKFATGSLSGGALTWWTAYSQTVGLDAANAIPWTALKRMMTDKYCPRNQVQKMESEFWELKVKGTDIEAYTNRFL; this is encoded by the coding sequence atGACTAGTGGTGCGCAAACAAATGACAACAACACTATTTCCAACATCACTCTCTCTGCCGAGCAATTTCAGATACTTTTAGCTGCCGCCCAGGGCAACCacaacaatggcaacaacggtCAACAGAATCTCCCCAAAACTTGTTCATATAAGGATTTCTCAAATTGCAAACCTCCAAGCTATAaaggaaccgagggaccggttgaacTAACCCGGTGGTTCGAAAAACTTGAGTCTATTTTCAGGATGTGCAATTGTGTTGATGTTGATCACGTTAAGTTTGCTACAGGATCTTTATCTGGCGGTGCATTGACTTGGTGGACCGCATACTCTCAAACTGTGGGACTTGATGCTGCAAATGCCATCCCATGGACTGCCCTAAAAAGAATGATGACGGACAAGTATTGTCCAAGAAATCAGGTCCAGAAAATGGAaagtgagttctgggaactcaaggtaaagggtactgacattgaggctTATACCAACCGTTTCTTATAG